Proteins encoded in a region of the Nicotiana tomentosiformis chromosome 9, ASM39032v3, whole genome shotgun sequence genome:
- the LOC138899182 gene encoding uncharacterized protein → MDPSCSGHSPLSITLEEDEDHTPKQLKFLNHLADHKDFMTLVSEVWERSTEQNTMKDTWQKLKRVKQVMKTLNNTEYNAVGNRIKQCRQQLCDIQEQMQNPGQPEAMVEAEKDMKIQLEKLLGVKESIMKQKSRVKWLKLGDANTTYFFANIKSRYSQNNIRRLINGNGDIVQTKKGIEEEVTGFYQQLLGSPAVELPAINLIVMRDGTLVNSATITSSGRGDTVTNAVMKFFSCSNMYQPINCTTVTFVPKLLYKFFQDFSKASGLVANTNKSSIFFGEVNADMQKEILQVLGFSKGTLPVRYLGVPLSFSAAKEADPTY, encoded by the exons ATGGATCCATCTTGCTCTGGTCATTCCCCACTGAGCATAACACTTGAAGAGGATGAAGATCACACTCCTAAACAATTAAAATTTCTAAACCACTTAGCAGATCATAAAGACTTTATGACATTAGTAAGTGAAGTATGGGAGAGGTCAACTGAGCAGAATACTATGAAGGATACATGGCAGAAATTGAAAAGAGTGAAGCAGGTTATGAAGACTCTAAATAATACTGAGTATAATGCAGTTGGAAATCGAATCAAACAGTGTAGGCAACAACTATGTGATATACAAGAGCAAATGCAGAACCCTGGGCAACCAGAGGCTATGGTAGAAGCAGAGAAAGACATGAAGATACAATTGGAGAAATTGTTAGGGGTAAAGGAAAGTATTATGAAGCAGAAATCAAGAGTAAAGTGGCTGAAGCTAGGAGATGCTAATACAACGTACttctttgcaaacataaagagCAGATACAGTCAAAACAATATTAGGAGATTAATAAATGGTAATGGGGATATAGTACAAACAAAGAAAGGAATTGAGGAGGAAGTGACAGGGTTCTATCAGCAGTTATTAGGATCCCCAGCTGTAGAACTTCCTGCTATTAATCTAATAGTAATGAGGGATGGCACATTGGTGAATAGTGCAACAATTACATCTAGTGGCAGAG GTGATACAGTTACAAATGCTGTGATGAAGTTCTTCTCATGCTCAAATATGTACCAGCCTATAAACTGTACAACAGTTACTTTTGTGCCCAAG TTGTTGTATAAGTTCTTCCAGGATTTTTCAAAGGCTTCAGGATTAGTTGCTAATACTAACAAAAGCTCTATTTTCTTTGGTGAAGTAAATGCTGACATGCAAAAGGAGATATTGCAAGTCCTAGGCTTTTCAAAGGGAACACTACCAGTTAGATACTTGGGAGTGCCACTAA GTTTTTCTGCTGCCAAAGAAGCTGATCCAACTTATTGA